CAACTTTCCACAGTAGGGGTCATAGTACACAAATTGATTATTTGCTGCTTCGCAAAGGGGACCTTAGGGCCTGCAGAGACTGTAAAGCCCTGACTACCTGGACCTGTTCCACTCAACACAGACTTTTGGTCATGGACTTGGTTCTGCAAAGACGGGTTACTAGGAGAGTGAGACCCGCCCAACCTAGGATCCTTTGGAAGAATCTGAATGGAGAGAAAGCCAAAAATTTTAAAGCATCGGTTTTGGAAACCTTAGTTGTGGCAGTAGGGACATCGAGAGGACATAAGTCTTGTAGAGAATCATGGTGGATTAGTGATGAGGTTCAAACCAAAGTCACGCTTAAGCAActgaggtttagggagctcattacATGCCGCGAAGGGATACGTGGCGACAGAACTAGGGCAAAAGAGAGATAcaaagaagctaaaagagaagctaagaaggccgTTGTCCGTGTAAAAGATAAAGCGTATGAAGTTTTGTATAGGAAACTAGACTCTAAAGAAGGAGCAAATGATATCTACAGGATTGCCAAAGCTAGGGAGAGTAGGAGGAGGGATatagataacatcaagtttatcaaggacgaagccggtcaaaccatagtgaaggaagacgaaattaggaaaagatgggaagggtaTTTCCAATCACTTTTCATGGGTGAAGAACCTGGGCACCAAGAGGATTCGCAGGACTTGGGAATAGGACAATTCCAGAACATCAATTTCTGTAGGAGAATCAGTCGGGAAGAAGTAAGATCGACACTATGAAAGATGGGTAGAAACAAAGATGTTGGACCAGACCAGATTCCAATAGAGTCGTGGTGGTGCCTAGGCGAGGATAGTGTCAGGTGGTTGACGTGCCTTTGCAATAAGACGCTTAGAAGTTATAAAATGCCTACAGAATAGAGACTCAGCGAGATTATCCCCATCTACAAAAATAAAAGGGATGCCCAAATATGTGGTAATTATAGAGGtataaaattacttagtcatactatgaagctttggaagagagtgattgagactagacgTAGACGCGAAACTACGGTTTCAGAAAACCAATTTGGTTTTACGCCAGGGCGCTCTTCGATGGAGGCAATTCATATTTTAAGAagcgttatggagaagtatagggagaaacaaaaaggtctagagatggtcttcttagacttagaaaaggcctatgattgcgttccaagctgatttggaagacccttaatgttaggggtatcccaagtagatatattGGAGCTATTATGGATATGTACGATGGGGTGAAGGCCTGCGTTTGGACGCCTGTGGGAAACACAGAGTATTTCCCGATAGAAGTAGGATTGCACCAGGGATCGTCCCTTAGTCCTTTCCTTTTCGCTTTGGTCCTCGACGAGCTGTCTCGGGGAATACAAGAGAACATCCCTTGGTGTCTGATTTTTGTCGATGATATCGTGCTTGTATCGGAATCAAAACATGAGCTTAATAGAAGGCTGCAATAGTGGAGGGTGTTCTTTAACAAAATGGGCTATGGATCAGTAGATAAAAGACGGAATACCTTAGGTGCGAATTCGGTAGGACTGAGGAGGAACTAAATGTTGGAGGGCATATGAGcattggggaccagatcttgcacccacaagagtcgtttagatatctaggctcggtcctccacaaatcggggaggatagacGAGGATGTGACTTATCGTATTAAGTTAGGTTGGCTGAAGTGGAGAGCAGGGAAAGGGGTCTTGTGTGACAAGAAGATACCActcaaattgaaagggaaatttctcaaggtggcaattagacctgtcATGTTGTACagatcagaatgttggccaatgacgaaggcccaagagagaaggatggaggtggcagtaatgagaatgcttaggtggacgtgtggtaaaaccatgttagataTGATCCCAAATGGTGTGTTTATGTGTGTTCATATTTTATAATGTAGGTTCTTTTTGTCTGTGTATGTATGTAGGTTTTGTAATGTAGGTATTTTTGTCCATGTATGTATCTTTTGCATATGTATGTATGTTAGGTTGTTTTGTAGGTATATATGTAAGTTTTGtaggtgtatgtatgtatgtaggtaTGTCTCATGTAGGTATGTCTATGCACGGATGTATGTAGGTATGCATATAAGTTCATGTAtctgtgtgtgtgtgggggggggggggggggggtgtggGTGTGTAtggcatcgttcggtgcatcttggggtcattatggctgaggacgacctTACTTGCTCCTGAGCTTGATTGGTATTCTTTTAGCTGTGTGTCTTCGGGGATGTAGACAAAAAAGTTACATGAGCGGTGTTTTggttttgttacgggtggttggctctttgcttgcgcaacaaaTTTCACCTGGCATACCTTTTGACTTGGCTTTATTTATTGAGGCAACACCAAGCGTCGATTAAGTGACGACTTGACTGCCGCTTGGAGCCTAAATTGATGTCTCATGCAGGCttttaaacccatgaaaatttgattctaccattttcatgacgtcgctttatttttatttttattttttacttttaattttattttactatttaaaaaaaaacctatttttggccggaggtccactcgaaagcaatctctttatccgtcgaatagagagagggatgactttctctacttttatgtttggagaaatgacttgttttctattctcggatagaggaaggattgtctacatctcacctcccccatacaccacttatgtggtattgggtttcgttgttgttgttgtgtgaTAATATGTTTAGTTATTTCAGTTTCGTATATATATTTTACCTACAAACTTAAACAAATTTCATGTTCCACGAAACTGAGATGGTTTAATAATCGGATTTAGGGTGTGTTTGGCgcgtagcttattggagcttatgaatgcttatgggagcttgagcttatgattttaataagctccaagtcataagcttcgtttggtagacaaaaaaagtagagcttatgaaaatcataagctctgaaaaaataagctacttgtagtagcttatgaaaaaagtagagcttataaactgaaaaataagctccagctagtttaccaaacatttataaaaaataataagttccagctaccagcttcaaaaataagctccagctccagatcCTGCTCATAAactccagctccagctataagctccagctactttcgtccaaacacaccctaaATGCTATAAACCGGAACGTGTGCATGCTACTGTTCGTTGTTATGTGTTTTTAAAGAATTGCGAACTTAGCTCACATACTGTTTTTGCTATATGATAAAACTTTTTATTTGCGAGTAGCAAAAATATACATGTAAGTATTTTTATTCTTGCTGTCATTAACATGCTGTATGGGTTcatgttttgattttttttttgcatCAAAATTATATCAATTGCTCTTTTAATATATTGATGTATAATTTGCGATGTATATAATCTGATTAAAATACTGACCTCAAGTTTGATTGTGCCTAGCAAACAATTATATCAATTGGTTTCGCTAATTAACCAATGTTTATGAAGGACATGTGGCTATTATAATCGATCTGTCTATCTATCTATTatctactccctccgtcccaaatctattgtctccagacaaaaaacacacagtttaagaaaaagtaccTGACACATATACTtttctgttaacttttcagttttaccccttactttttacccagctttttgtcttacatttataaagTAGGGGCACAAAAGAAatttatcacattattcttttctatttatggaagtgaacAATTAATTTAGGACATCCAGAAAAGGAAAGATGGACTATAGATATGGGACGGAAGGAGTATTAttttattacattatatatatatatatatatatatatatatatatatatatatatatatatatatatatatatatatatatatatatatatatatatatatatatatatatatatatatatatatatatatatatatttatatatataaagcaCGTGCCATTATACTGACGTGTCTACTTCTCTTTTATTCTTACCACGTGTCATTCTATTGTTCTTCCCATATATTTAATTGATTTTTTCAAATAAGGAAAGTATTCATATtctaaataaaatacaaatactttaaatATCAAATtaagtatataaaataatataaatatataaatggaaGTAACATGAGCAATATAACTTCACATTTGAcgttaataaaaatataattaaatattaatttaaattaaattaataaataaaataatataaatatgaaaGTTAATATTGTCTAATCATATTCTAAGTACAATACAATTACTTAAATATTAAATCACCTATTAGCAAATATAACATAAAAAGTAGTAAACAAGATGTGCACCCTAATACACAAGATTATATTTGAGCATAAAATTATACTCCAAAACACAAACGTGTGTGTGAAATGTACGGGAATGAAATGAATAAACtttaaataaaattaggtatataacttaatttaaacaaACAATCAAATATCTATACTGAATgcaaaatatgatatttaaataaaatttaaagtATATCAACTTTTTAACAATTGCGATAAGTATTTTAACGGACGGGCTCATAAATGTATCACTCTATGTTCAAGAAACATTGGGACATTTAATGAGAACAACTGATTGTTGTATTGTAATTGTATTCAATACTAACATTTACGATACTAATGTTTTTAATACCTCATACTCATGTTATCATACATTATATAAAGTGTGTGTAATATTAACgttatgtaagacccgaatattttattgtacttatgtatgtataagttattcaagttgtggggtttaggttgtatttaattaaaaggcaaaagaagctgaactgggcatttggtgcgccgcgcggccttatggcgcgccgcgccattacgggctgacaact
This window of the Rutidosis leptorrhynchoides isolate AG116_Rl617_1_P2 chromosome 7, CSIRO_AGI_Rlap_v1, whole genome shotgun sequence genome carries:
- the LOC139859530 gene encoding uncharacterized protein gives rise to the protein MILDGYAGVHGGFRYRVRNEEGLSILEFAVAHDLVVENSFFRKTEAQLATFHSRGHSTQIDYLLLRKGDLRACRDCKALTTWTCSTQHRLLVMDLVLQRRVTRRVRPAQPRILWKNLNGEKAKNFKASVLETLVVAVGTSRGHKSCRESWWISDEVQTKVTLKQLRFRELITCREGIRGDRTRAKERYKEAKREAKKAVVRVKDKAYEVLYRKLDSKEGANDIYRIAKARESRRRDIDNIKGIPSRYIGAIMDMYDGVKACVWTPVGNTEYFPIEVGLHQGSSLSPFLFALVLDELSRGIQENIPWCLIFVDDIVLVSESKHELNRRLQ